The nucleotide sequence GAGCAGCTTGTGtttatcctttttttttaatctaagtgGATGtgttctgtaatttttttttgtttgttttcatataTGCCTGGTTTTGTCTTTTTGTACTCATACTGTATGTGATATGTCTTAGAGAAAGTGGTTTACTTGAATTTGTGCTGAATGGTGCGTAAACATTGTGTGTTTATTTAAGTTATGTTTTTGTGCTCTGGCATTGTGGACGCCCTGCTTCAGGAATGTGATGCTGATGGGGTGGGAGAGGGCGACTGTCCATCTGTGTCCTAATCATTAAATCTAATCCATGGCCTGGCCGAATGTCTCTGTGTTTTGACTGTGGGCTAAATGCCCTGGTGGGCAGTGGAGGGGTTTTGTTTACATAAAATGCAGCAGAAGCAACAAATATTTGTGCACGATTTGATTTCATATATGAACACTCTAACCTGAGTACAGGAGTGTCTGTGTAGAGACATTTGTCCAACTGGAGAGATCCCGTTCCCACCCACCTTCCCTGGATGTGGTCCAAGCCATCCACCTACAGCTGCTTTACTCATGCTGAATCCATCGGGTTGCAGTCTAGCCAGAGCCAGAGAGTCATTTATATTTTTTAACTCCTCCCCAGTGGTCCACGCCGCTTTTCACATTAGTCAGCTTTGTATAAGTGCTGCCAAAGCTGCACCTCCGCGGGCCGAGGGATGCAGTCCCAGTTTTAAACTCCCCATTGTTGTGGTTTAGCATTTCTCGTTTGCGCGTCAGGTAATGTGACGGGTATTTGCTCTGCCCACTGTGGGTGGTGTAGCTCTCCCCGAGTGTGTGTTTCTCAGAGCTTAAATATGTGCATCCATGGGTTTGAGCTGCATATTTTACTTTTTGACATacatggggggggaggggggtaagCACCTTCGAAAGCTGATTAAAATACAAAGACATAAGGATTGTGCACACCACATTCTGCTTGAaagctgtttatttttttaattcatatgaAAAATGTTCCTCCTGTAGTCAAAAATGGATTTCACAGACCTGAAGTCATCTTACACTTAATTTCTTTGATTATGTTCACGAGCTGCCTCTTGTATGTTACAGACTTTGTGCTTTGAGTACAGATGAGGTTTCAGCATTGTATGGGACATCTCCGTCTGCACGCTCAGCCGAGCAGCACATTCCTCAAAGCTGCATGTTACCGACTCTCATTACAGACCCAACATCattgaaattagttttttttttattctttcatttTCCATACTAACAACCGGTTAACTGCCATTTCTGTGCATTCAGTAAGTGGAAAATAATGACATCCGTTAGCACTCCGCTGCCCTCAGCTGACGCACTGAACTGTTAAGTACACATGAGCAAAGGGGGCCAGTTGGTGCACTTTTCTACTGCATAATTACCTCTAATCTTCAGAGGACTCGCTCATTCTTTTTTGTCACGCACCCCACACCTTTTTGGTGCTTTTACTGCCAGACCTGTGTGAATATTTTGATTGTATTTCCGCTTTGGGAATTaggctttctttctttttaaggtGGTGGTGGGGTTGCAGTTGGGTGGGGCATCACAGTCTATGTCCTGTGTTCACTTCATTAAAGTTTAAATGGTCTATGGGGAAATTGTGACTGCCTTTCACATCACACCACCTGCATTTCCCATTAGTTGCTCatgcccccccacccacccaacacATCTCACAGGCTTTCTGTACTCGCTTTAAACATAAACTCATACAGTATTGTGTAAACCATTTGCAAGTGCAGATGTGCACATGGCATAAACACAGCATGTGGGCATAACTTTTTTTTGCATGAAAGTTCACTTTACATACACCCCACTGCTATTAATCATCCATTCATCGCTCATTCTGCAGCCAGCAAGTCATTTATTCCTACTTGCACATGTATGCAAACCTGTGCATGTCTTTTTGTTACTGTTATGATTTTAGCCGTGCAGTATTTCCTCTTGTGAGCCATATAAACCACCAATATGCAGTTCTGTCCTTGTACAAGATGGCATCATCGGCTGATCTGAGCTGACTTGCCAGCAGGTTATAACACTAAACAGATAGCAAACATAATAGCAACGGCTATATGAGTCCTTCATGTGTGACTCTTTGGCATCATTGCCTAAAGGTTCCTGGCAGCACCCTCAAAGGTTCCGCTTTGCTGTTAGTGTTCAAGTGGCACAGTGGTATGCGGGTTGGCCCATCACACAGTCACCGGAGGATGTTTCTGCTGCTCGCTATTGATGCTGGCCCCGCCGGCAGTTGGAGGGCAGGGGGACTGAAGGGGTCTGTACCCTCCCTGAGTGTGATCCAGGAAAGAAGCCGTAGCAGAAACGGGGTGGGCATAGCCGATGTACTGCGGGTGTAGGAACTGTCCCTGGTGAGGCATGATCTGTGTGGCCTGCTGACAGTTGAGTACAGAGAAGTTGGTGGGCATGTTGACAAAGACGCTGGCGTCAGGGGATACACAGCAGGAGGCCTGGGCGCGCATGAGGGCCGGCGGTGCGGGGCGGGGTGCAGTGGCGGGGGCTGAGGAGCTGGATGAGGTGGCTGTGCTGGACTGGCGGGATGACGAACCTCTGGAGGTCCCCACGCTGGCCATCATGGGGATGGTTTCCAAGAGACGCCCGCCGCTGGTTCCACCTCTTGTGCTGCCTCCTGGCGGCAGTTCCTGTTTGGGTCGGAGGCAGCGGCAGCAGCACACTGCAACCAGAGAGCCCACCAAAATGAACGCTACAAACACCGAGCCGACGATGAGGAAGGGCACGTAGATAGGCACTACAGAGAGGAAAGAGAAGAGAAACAGGTCAACGGAATGTCAGCGCACTCTCATATGTCTTCATTCTGCATGTGATTGGGTACAACAGTGAAACAAAAGAATCAGAACAAAGGAGCAGTTAAGGAGAAAGGTGGACCAGGATTGGGTCCCCAGGGAGCCTCAGACTCTCGTTAACAGTTATTAACTTCGTTTTGATCTGCACTAATCCTCAGCGCCCTGTTGTGTCCCCACCACTGCCTGGCCTCCTTGACCCTGCAcccctgtgtgcgtgcatgcagggGTAACTTTGTGCATGCACGTTTTAATGGGCGACATTCTTAATCCAGGCTGCAAGTAGATATTTGTGGCCCTTTCATTTTCTTCAGCTATTTATGACGTTCCCTTTGAAAATAGCTGTTCAAGTTGAAGTGCACTTCTTGGCTTGTACTTACAGAATGGTATTAAACATGACTGATTTAATGTAGCTGAATGGGAGGTTATTCAGCCCTCTAAATCAAAGCAGGCCCACTCCTCCTCTTTGACCTCTTTCTTTCCATTTAAACAATAAATCACAGTTGCAACAATGTACTTGTATAATTTCCAATTTCATAAATCATTGTCATTTTATACAAAATCACTGCCTCTCTTCCAAAGGCGTGGGTGgggtgcttttttctttttaggtAGTGGGGGCAGGGGGCTCCCTGCAATTTCAGCAACAATTTGTTGCTGAAATTGCCTCTGTTCTGAAATGCTTAACTCACAAAATGAAATGTGcttcaggaattgttcactgtTCTGATGACTGCAATTAATTCAGACAGTTATTCTtcatattctgaacactaatggaTACTGGTGGTTCATAAAATGATTTGTTTCAAAATCTTCAAAACACTGGGTGAAGAATATCTGTTTCAGAGTATGATTTGCTTTCAAAATGGTCGAAACACTAATTGAAATGATTGCTTTTAGGAGTCAGTTTTTCAAAATGCTAACAACAAATGGCCAAACAGCCTTTTTTGAAAACAATAGAACAAAATGTTTCAGAAAAAGATTTACAGTTCCAGaatgctcaaaacactgaaagaaGCAGTTGCTTCAGAAatttttatatcaaaatggtgttgacatccatcaagagACAATATCAGACTGgtatactgttccaactaaagatagaaaaaataaactgtctaacattgttatacgatttacaagcagaaaatataaaaatgaagtattaagacaggcaaagaatttgaaaggaacaagtgtctatataaatgagccatttaacaaaaaaaaaatgcagatattgctagggaagcaagactattaaaaaaacagaagcacattgttgctacatgggtctggaattgtagggtgtggattagagtaaaagaaggaacaaacggtatacaaatcaaaaacatggaggaccttacaaaatacagacctgaatagacaatcaaatatgacgtctgttggtaattggaccaacaaaacaaTCTGATCAaatatggaaacagatgataaaatatatgacatagacactaatattgatgaaagtatatttgacttaaaaacgattggttgcgagtattatacggtagaacagctaaatagtgaaaaaattgcagaagataccctgtcactcttacatataaacagtcgaagcttgtattgtaaaatgtcgcaaataaaagattatttaaatcagtttaaaaataatttaatattgttgcaatcactgaatcttggcttaatgatgatctcatgactgatgttcaaatagagggatgtgagctgtattttgtgaacagaagagataaaaagggcggtggtgttgctctgtacataaaggcagatctgatatgtacaattgtagaagaaatgacaactgtggatgacatcatagaaattgtaacagtggaacttgttcatgaaacatctaaaaatattttaatcagttgtgtatacagagcaccagacacttgtgttgtgaaatttacagatagaataatagagctattccaacaaattaaaaacaaaacgctttttatatgtggagactttaacattaacatagagagctccagttgccaaagaataagtgattttgtgaattcaatgtatagtttggggttattccacttgataacaaaaccaaccagaatcacatcgcaaagtacaacggtaatcgacaatatatttacaaatagaacagatgaaattatcaggaatgggatcttgatgacagatgttagtgatcatttaccagtcttttcaatatttaaatataaaaataggtacaagaaaaaaactgttataaactttaaaagagacaagtcagtaaaggccttagaggcattaaaatatgatcttaaaaatcaaaattgggaagaagttatgtcagtgatgttaatgtagcatataactcatttatgaaaatattgatgaaatcatataataaaaactgtaaattaatagaaattagtaagaaaagagtaataaaccatggctgacaaagggaataaaaaatcttgtgcaaagaaaaactatttatacaggtgctttttaaaaatgcaaacaaaggaaacagaaccagatacaaaaaaatataaaaataaactattgacaataattaggaaacaaaaaaaagattattatagtgatcaattaaataagaataaagataatatgagggcaacatggggaattataaaagtgtgattgaaagtgatggagcgaaagcaacttttccaaatactttgtcaaagaaaataagagatatatgacataaagaagtggcaaatggggtttaatgattatttttcagatgactgtaaaagtataatagaaactgttattgaaccatttacttatattgcaatctgtctctgtcacacagggatttttccaggatgaaatgaaaattgccaaggtagtcccattatataaaaatggagacaaacataaattctctaattacaggccagtatcagtgcttccacagttttctaaattatggaaaaagtttttgtgacaaggttggataattcactgagaaacatcatattttaaataatgctcagtatggattcagaacaaaacattcgacagctatggcaattatggaattaatagagaaaatatcaacaacaatagaaaataaggattattttgtaagtatttttattgacttgaaaaaagcttttgatgttattgaccactcaagattgcttcacaagttacaacaatatggaataagaggtattgcacatcagtgggtaaaaaactacttagaaaacagaaaacagtttgttcagataaataatatcaaatcagaattgtgtaatattgcttatggagtaccacaaggatcagtacttggacccaaactgtttattttgtatatcaatgattttgtgaatgtatctaatgtgcttggtagcattttatttgctgatgatacaacgctgttttactctggatcagatatacaggaagtagcaacaagtgataaaaacagaatggaaaaggttaagcattggtttgatataaacagactgtcactaaatattaataagacaaatttcatattgtttaatgacagagcaaaaaaaaataacgtgtcattacaaatagatggaatggatatacaaag is from Thalassophryne amazonica chromosome 1, fThaAma1.1, whole genome shotgun sequence and encodes:
- the LOC117509568 gene encoding LOW QUALITY PROTEIN: protein shisa-2 (The sequence of the model RefSeq protein was modified relative to this genomic sequence to represent the inferred CDS: inserted 1 base in 1 codon): MWGGGFXISVTALLTFLLVIIDVQASGEYCHGWHDSQGAWKEGFQCPEKIDGEDAIICCGKCELRYCCSSTDARLDQGSCDNDRKAPEPGTASKEDKDTGAVPIYVPFLIVGSVFVAFILVGSLVAVCCCRCLRPKQELPPGGSTRGGTSGGRLLETIPMMASVGTSRGSSSRQSSTATSSSSSAPATAPRPAPPALMRAQASCCVSPDASVFVNMPTNFSVLNCQQATQIMPHQGQFLHPQYIGYAHPVSATASFLDHTQGGYRPLQSPCPPTAGGASINSEQQKHPPVTV